The following are encoded together in the Diachasmimorpha longicaudata isolate KC_UGA_2023 chromosome 3, iyDiaLong2, whole genome shotgun sequence genome:
- the LOC135160676 gene encoding ADP-ribosylation factor-related protein 1 — MYTLLNGLYKYLVQKDEYFVLILGLDNAGKTTYLEAAKTKFTKNYKGMNPSKITTTVGLNIGKIDIDGVRLNFWDLGGQEELQSLWDKYYAESHAVIYIVDSSDRDRIPDSKETFDRVISSEHLTGVPLLVLANKQDILDSMGIREVKPIFNRNAHLIGRRDCMVMPVSALKGDGVDEGIHWLVDCVKRNSDVRPPRNQDDNGLS; from the exons atgtacACATTGTTAAATGGATTATATAAGTATCTGGTGCAAAAGGACGAGTACTTCGTGTTGATTCTAGGACTCGATAATGCCGGCAAAACG ACGTATTTGGAGGCTGCTAAAACAAAATTCACGAAGAATTATAAGGGGATGAATCCCAGCAAAATAACAACGACAGTTGGTCTCAATATTGGTAAAATTGATATAGATGGTGTGAGACTTAATTTTTGGGATTTGGGTGGTCAGGAGGAATTGCAATCACTCTGGGACAAG TATTATGCTGAATCACATGCAGTTATCTACATTGTAGATTCGTCAGATCGTGACCGGATTCCAGATTCCAAAGAGACATTTG atCGAGTGATATCTTCAGAACATTTGACTGGCGTTCCCTTATTAGTTCTGGCGAATAAGCAGGATATTCTAGATTCAATGGGCATTAGAGAAGTTAAGCCTATATTTAATCGCAATGCTCATTTGATTGGGAGGAGGGATTGCATGGTGATGCCAGTTTCGGCATTGAAAGG GGATGGAGTTGACGAAGGGATTCACTGGCTGGTGGACTGCGTAAAGCGTAACAGCGACGTTCGACCCCCGCGAAATCAGGACGACAACGGTTTATCATAG